TTGGCGGGAGGACTGCTTGGCCTGGTCGAGACAAAGGACGCGGCCCGCAAGGCGGAGTGGCGCAAACGCGGCGCGGAGTTCTTTCGCAGCGGGAAGGCAGAACCTGCGCGCGCTGCTGGTGGCGACCAATGACGCGGCCAGGAGGTCCATGGCGACGCGACACAGGCTTGAGGCGCGGCGGGCCAGGACCGACACGCGGGCCTGGGTGATGCAGCGGCGCGAGCGGACCCATCACCTGATCGAACTCGGCGGCCTGGTGCAGAAGGCCGGCCTCGTCGATCTGACCGGCGACGATCGCGCCGCGCTCTACGGCGCGCTTCTGACCCTGGCGATGATGCTCCAAGGCGAAGACCGCGAACACACGCTCGCCCTCTGGCGTCGCGGTGGAAAGCGGGCGTTCGAGCAAGATGCTGCCAACCGCCCCGTATGATCGATACGGCGCTGCTTCATCCTGGTCAGGCTTCTTTTGCGGACGGGCGATATGGCAAAAGGGAGACAGCCCGGCTCATTCGCTGAATCCATGCAACAGAAACGTCCATCTCGGGTTGGTCGTGTATCCGACTTTCGCGTTTGGCATTTTCCAGCGTTTGTTGGCAGGGGGCAGCATGACGACCACCGAAGAGACGGCGGCAACAAAACCAATCGTCCTTGTCGTTGAGGACGAGGTGCTCGTGCGCATGCTGGCTTGCGAGATTCTGGCGGATGGCGGTTTTGACAACCTGGAGGCCGTCAACGCGCAAGAGGCGCTGGTGCTCATTGACGCCAGGCCAGACATCGCCGTGATGTTCACCGATGTCGATATGCCTGGCGAGATCAACGGCCTGGGATTGGCGCATCTGGTGGCGATGCGAGCGCCGCACGTAAAGATCCTTGTGACCAGTGGAGCAGCGGCCCTGAGAGCGGGCGATCTGCCAGCCGGAGCGCGGTTCGTGCGAAAGCCCTACTCGCCGTCCACGCTTCTGGACCTACTGGCCGAAATGCTCGCCCCGGCTCCTTAAGACGCTTTGTCTGAATCGGCCTCTTCCGCCATTGCGCGAACCAGGTCGAGGATCTGTCGGCGAACACGACCCTTGCCAATCTTCGGGAAGATCGCCGCCAGTTCCAGGCCCTCGGACGTATTCAGAAAGTCCGTGATGACCCGATTGGCGGCCTC
The DNA window shown above is from Caulobacter sp. FWC26 and carries:
- a CDS encoding conjugal transfer protein TraD, whose product is MRKPRDFDAELKTLEDKARTLKERKVKQLGELVIATGADALDVETLAGGLLGLVETKDAARKAEWRKRGAEFFRSGKAEPARAAGGDQ
- a CDS encoding conjugal transfer protein TraD encodes the protein MATRHRLEARRARTDTRAWVMQRRERTHHLIELGGLVQKAGLVDLTGDDRAALYGALLTLAMMLQGEDREHTLALWRRGGKRAFEQDAANRPV
- a CDS encoding response regulator, with amino-acid sequence MTTTEETAATKPIVLVVEDEVLVRMLACEILADGGFDNLEAVNAQEALVLIDARPDIAVMFTDVDMPGEINGLGLAHLVAMRAPHVKILVTSGAAALRAGDLPAGARFVRKPYSPSTLLDLLAEMLAPAP